A genomic segment from bacterium encodes:
- a CDS encoding PIG-L family deacetylase, with translation MAVHAHPDDESSKGAATMARYAREGVDVLVCTLTGGERGDILNKAMERPEIRANLAAVRRAEMDRAREILGVRQQFLG, from the coding sequence ATGGCCGTGCACGCGCACCCGGACGACGAGTCGAGCAAGGGCGCCGCGACGATGGCCCGATACGCGCGGGAAGGCGTCGATGTCCTGGTCTGTACCCTCACCGGCGGCGAGCGCGGCGACATCCTGAACAAGGCCATGGAGCGCCCCGAGATCCGCGCGAACCTCGCGGCCGTGCGGCGCGCGGAGATGGACCGGGCCCGCGAGATCCTCGGCGTGCGGCAGCAGTTCCTCGG